The Deinococcus aerolatus genome segment CACGTCGCGTCACACCCGATTCTGAACCCAGCAGATTCCCTCCCGCAATTTTGGATGGCCTGTCCTCCAGCCTCTAGGCGTGAGGGTCCCGGAACGGTGCAGTCAGGAGAACCCGAAGGTCAGTGGGTCGGGGTGGACTCCTCACCGCTCGATTGGGGACGGGCGTTGATGACCAGCGCCGTGATGATCGCCGCGACCACCAGGATCAGGGCGTCGGCCATCAGTCCAATGCTGTACCTCTGGACCAGCGCGTCACTCGCCCTGGCCACCACGGCCACTGTGGACAGCAGGGCCAGGCCCAACGCCACACCAAGCTGCTGTGCGGCGTTCAGCAGCGCTGAGGCAATGCCGGACTCCTGTTCCCTGACGCCACGAACGGCCGTGAGCGTTAGAGGCATGAAGCCCAGCCCGAATCTGAACGCCGTCAAGAAAATTCCAGGGAGAAGGTTGAGGGCGTAGTTGGCGCTCACACCCGTCGTCGACAGCCAGAACATGCCTCCTGCCGCGATCAGCATGCCAGCCGCCCCAATCGCCCGGGGTGCAAAGCGGCTCACGAGCTTCGAGGCCACTCCTGAGGAGACCGCGATCCCCACAGCGAACGGCAACCAGGCCAGACCCGTCTGGATGCGGCTGTACGCCAGGATGTGCTGCATGAACAGCGTCACGAGGAAGAAGGCACCCATCGGCCCCACGGCGAGCAGCAGCATGCCCCAACGGTTGCGGTCACGGAAGAGGGTCAGAGGCAGCGGGGGCTATGCACTCCGCGCCTGAATCAGAAGGAAGAGGGAATCAGTATGGCTGCGGCCCCAAAGGCCCCCAGCGTGAGGGAATCGGTCCAGCCATACTCTCCCCACGTGTGATCGCATACACGAGCGTCCCTGTTCCCACGGTGCTGGTGAGCGCGCCCGGAAGATCCAGCCGCCCGGTGTGACGCGCGGCGTCCCCCAGCGTCCGCGTGCCGGCCAGTACCAGCAGGCCAAGAGGAATGTTGATGAAGACCACCCAGGAGCAGGCCCGCGACGATCCCGAGTCCAGACATGGAACGCGGCACAGGGACACCGGACTGCTCGCCATGCACAATGGTGTCACAAGAGAAAATGAGCTGCGCTGGTGCGCGTCCACGGCGCATTAAGGCATGACTCCGCAGATGGTTCTGCCGCACAATCTGACGTTCCTCAATGCCAGTCACGGTGCTGTCCAGTGATCGGCTGATGTGTGCTGGACTCCGCAGCCTCGACACCAACAGCGCTGCGAGGCTGCGGGCCGCCTGACCTTGAGGTACTGTCCTGGGCGTAGACGTCGGGTGGGCATGGTGGTCTGGGTACCGCTCCTGGGCCTGCGGTTGGTGGGCGGTCTCGCCGGCTGGACCGCATTTGGCCCCCTGGGGTGCTGACCTTGCTTCCCGC includes the following:
- a CDS encoding MFS transporter gives rise to the protein MPLTLFRDRNRWGMLLLAVGPMGAFFLVTLFMQHILAYSRIQTGLAWLPFAVGIAVSSGVASKLVSRFAPRAIGAAGMLIAAGGMFWLSTTGVSANYALNLLPGIFLTAFRFGLGFMPLTLTAVRGVREQESGIASALLNAAQQLGVALGLALLSTVAVVARASDALVQRYSIGLMADALILVVAAIITALVINARPQSSGEESTPTH